The following proteins are co-located in the Camelina sativa cultivar DH55 chromosome 12, Cs, whole genome shotgun sequence genome:
- the LOC104729694 gene encoding egg cell-secreted protein 1.4-like, which yields MGNNSRAIFSLVLVVALCAAILITPGTAHEQPPRLQSPPDFPIDLEKCWSSLFNTQGCILEVFKSVFSGQFGNVGVTCCKAFSTIDANCWPHMFPLNPFFPPLLKDNCAHIVPNSSTNK from the coding sequence atgggAAACAATTCAAGAGCTATTTTCTCTTTAGTCTTAGTTGTAGCCTTATGTGCTGCAATTCTAATCACTCCGGGAACAGCTCATGAACAACCACCGCGCTTGCAATCTCCTCCGGATTTTCCTATTGATTTGGAAAAATGTTGGTCATCTCTTTTCAATACTCAAGGATGCATATTGGAGGTCTTCAAGTCAGTTTTTTCTGGTCAGTTTGGAAATGTTGGAGTGACATGTTGCAAAGCTTTCTCGACCATAGATGCTAACTGTTGGCCTCATATGTTTCCGTTAAACCCATTCTTTCCCCCTCTTCTTAAGGACAACTGTGCGCACATTGTCCCCAATTCCTCCACAAACAAGTGA
- the LOC104729691 gene encoding lysine histidine transporter-like 7 translates to MPMALGNLFDLESQESGGSALFMSPSPTADPQPISDDKNGGDGGGIPLEDWLPITESRKGNIFTATFHLLCVGIGLQVILLPAAFAALGWVWGTIILTVGFVWKLYTTWLLVHLHEALPGIRISRFVRLAIASFGVKLGKLLAIFPVMYLSGGACTILVITGGKSIQQLLQIMSEDNTAPLNSVQCFLVFSCIAVVISQFPNLNSLFGVSLIGAVMGVAYCTVIWILPVTSDVKKTEQVRYATTDESFVHIFNAIGLIALVFRGNNLVLEIQGTLPSDSKNPSSKTMWRAVMISHALVAICMFPLSVVVYWAHGDKIPASGGPIGNYLKLYTQEHSKRAACFIHLTFIFSCLCSYPINLMPACDNAEMVYTVKRQKRASIIVRMMLRMFLGLVCFSIAIVFPFLPYLAVLIGAIALLVTFTYPSFKWISIKKPERRSPMWLFNVLMGCLGASLSILLLLASALRLAQKGLHANFFNP, encoded by the exons atGCCTATGGCATTAGgcaatttgtttgatttggaaTCACAAGAAAGTGGTGGTTCTGCTTTATTTATGTCACCAAGCCCCACCGCAGATCCACAACCAATCTCCGACGATAAAAACGGCGGTGATGGTGGGGGGATTCCGCTTGAAGATTGGTTGCCGATCACAGAATCAAGAAAAGGGAATATCTTTACGGCTACGTTTCATCTTCTCTGTGTGGGAATTGGTCTCCAAGTGATTCTTCTTCCTGCAGCTTTCGCAGCTCTCGGATG gGTTTGGGGAACGATAATACTAACGGTAGGATTTGTATGGAAGCTATACACGACGTGGCTTCTTGTTCATCTCCACGAAGCCCTACCGGGAATACGTATCAGCAGATTCGTGAGACTCGCAATTGCTTCCTTTG GTGTGAAGCTTGGGAAACTTCTCGCAATATTTCCTGTGATGTATCTCTCAGGAGGAGCGTGTACGATTCTGGTTATAACCGGAGGGAAATCGATACAGCAACTTCTACAAATTATGTCTGAAGATAACACTGCGCCACTTAATTCAGTGCAATGCTTCTTGGTTTTTAGCTGCATTGCGGTGGTCATATCTCAGTTTCCGAATCTGAATTCTCTTTTTGGAGTCTCGTTGATTGGTGCTGTTATGGGAGTCGCGTATTGCACCGTGATATGGATTTTGCCTGTAACTAGTGATGTAAAAAAGACTGAGCAAGTCAGATACGCTACGACGGATGAAAGTTTCGTTCACATTTTCAACGCTATTGGATTGATAGCTCTAGTCTTTCGTGGCAACAACCTCGTTCTTGAGATAcag GGTACTCTTCCTTCAGATTCAAAGAACCCTTCAAGTAAGACAATGTGGAGAGCAGTAATGATCTCTCATGCTCTCGTCGCGATTTGTATGTTTCCACTATCGGTTGTTGTATATTGGGCACACGGTGACAAG ATTCCGGCATCGGGAGGTCCTATAGGCAACTATTTGAAACTTTATACACAAGAGCACTCGAAGCGAGCAGCCTGTTTCATACACCTCACGTTCATCTTCTCTTGCTTATGTTCATATCCGATAAACTTAATGCCGGCGTGTGACAACGCAGAGATGGTGTACACAGTCAAGAGACAAAAGCGTGCATCCATCATTGTCCGGATGATGTTGCGTATGTTcttgggtttggtttgtttttctaTAGCCATCGTATTCCCGTTTTTGCCTTATCTAGCAGTGCTTATCGGAGCAATAGCCTTGCTTGTAACATTTACGTACCCCTCTTTCAAGTGGATCTCTATCAAAAAGCCTGAGAGGAGAAGCCCAATGTGGTTGTTCAACGTTTTGATGGGTTGCTTGGGTGCTTCTCTCAGCATTTTGCTTTTGCTTGCCTCGGCTCTGCGCTTGGCTCAAAAGGGTTTGCATGCAAACTTCTTCAATCCTTAA
- the LOC104729695 gene encoding (RS)-norcoclaurine 6-O-methyltransferase-like — protein MEDIKKKLVDEEAKASLDIWRYVFGFADIAAAKCAIDLKIPEAIENHPSSHPVTLAELSSAVSASPSHLRRIMRFLVHQGLFKEVPIKDGLATGYTNTPLSRCMMITKRDGKSLAPFVLFETRPEMLAPWLRLSSVVSSPVNGSTPPPFDAVHGKDVWSFAQDNPGLSDLINEAMACDTRRVVPRVAGACHGLLDGVDTVVDVGGGTGETLGILVKEFPWIKGYNFDLPHVIEVAQILDGVTNIEGDMFDSIPACDAVFIKWVLHDWGDKDCIKILKNCKEAVPPIVGKVLIVESVIGENKKTMIVDERDEKLEHVRLMLDMVMMAHTSTGKERTLKEWDFVLTEAGFARYEVRDIDDVQCLIIAYRS, from the exons ATggaagatattaaaaaaaaattagtagatGAAGAAGCAAAAGCTTCTCTAGACATATGGAGGTATGTCTTTGGGTTTGCAGATATCGCAGCTGCAAAGTGTGCCATTGATCTTAAAATACCAGAAGCCATTGAAAACCATCCTTCGTCACATCCCGTGACACTAGCTGAACTCTCCTCCGCCGTCTCCGCCTCTCCCTCACATCTCCGCCGTATAATGAGGTTTCTTGTGCACCAAGGACTCTTCAAAGAAGTCCCCATAAAAGATGGTTTAGCCACAGGCTACACTAACACGCCACTCTCTCGCTGTATGATGATCACAAAGCGTGACGGCAAGTCGCTGGCTCCTTTTGTTCTCTTCGAAACAAGACCCGAGATGCTCGCCCCATGGTTGAGACTGAGCTCAGTCGTGTCTTCTCCGGTCAACGGTTCAACTCCACCACCGTTTGATGCTGTGCACGGTAAAGACGTGTGGTCGTTCGCGCAGGATAATCCGGGCCTTAGCGATCTGATCAATGAGGCCATGGCTTGTGATACAAGGCGAGTGGTACCACGTGTAGCCGGAGCTTGTCACGGTTTGCTAGACGGCGTGGATACAGTGGTTGACGTAGGAGGTGGTACCGGAGAAACGTTGGGAATACTTGTaaaggagtttccttggatcaaAGGATATAATTTTGATCTTCCTCATGTTATTGAAGTTGCTCAGATTTTGGATGGGGTTACTAATATTGAGGGCGATATGTTTGATTCTATTCCTGCATGCGACGCTGTTTTCATCAAG TGGGTGTTACACGATTGGGGAGACAAAGATTGCATCAAGATATTGAAGAATTGCAAAGAAGCTGTCCCACCAATTGTGGGGAAAGTGTTGATAGTGGAATCTGTGATCGGAGAGAATAAAAAGACAATGATAGTGGACGAAAGAGATGAGAAGTTGGAGCACGTGAGATTGATGCTTGATATGGTGATGATGGCTCACACAAGCACAGGCAAAGAAAGGACTTTGAAAGAGTGGGACTTTGTTCTTACAGAAGCTGGCTTTGCTCGATATGAGGTTAGGGACATTGATGATGTTCAGTGTCTCATCATCGCGTATCGGTCTTAA
- the LOC104729692 gene encoding uncharacterized protein LOC104729692, whose translation MVLESLNVQSGNDQSGVLTDMLTLNSTVTILYKNPATFFAVHVTSSPLQLSYSQLILASGQMEEFSQRRKSERIIETNVLGNQIPLYGGVPALYSQRAKPDQVVLPLNLTFTLRSRAYVLGRLVKSKFHSNIRCSITLYGDGLGKKHDLSKSCSDH comes from the exons ATGGTATTGGAGAGCTTGAACGTGCAGTCCGGGAACGACCAATCGGGAGTGCTCACAGATATGTTAACCCTGAATTCAACGGTCACGATCCTATATAAAAATCCTGCAACGTTCTTCGCTGTCCACGTCACCTCCTCACCCCTCCAGCTCAGCTATTCCCAGCTTATCCTCGCCTCCGGTCAG ATGGAAGAGTTTTCTCAACGTAGGAAAAGCGAGAGAATCATTGAGACCAATGTATTAGGGAATCAAATTCCTCTGTACGGAGGCGTACCGGCTCTTTATAGTCAACGAGCTAAACCGGACCAAGTCGTTTTGCCTCTTAACCTGACTTTCACGTTGCGATCACGAGCCTATGTGCTCGGCCGATTGGTTAAGAGTAAGTTCCATTCGAACATCAGATGCAGCATCACTCTGTATGGCGATGGACTTGGCAAAAAACATGATCTCTCCAAGTCTTGTTCTGATCATTGA
- the LOC104729693 gene encoding uncharacterized protein LOC104729693 → MMTWPARSPPSETTRPVYIVHSPTNTDVEKISTRSGFSPCGSPVTNRQGQVSHYHHDSAAESSSTPRVSRPLTNEYRSVQLHDLDRRVYEDHDNDEDYDEMDGSDERMRWNTRCYSCLLFTLVLAFTLFCLILWGVSKSFSPIVNLKEMVLESLNVQSGNDQSGVLTDMLTLNSTVTILYKNPATFFAVHVTSSPLQLSYSQLILASGQMEEFSQRRKSERIIETNVLGNQIPLYGGVPALYSQRAKPDQVVLPLNLTFTLRSRAYVLGRLVKSKFHSNIRCSITLYGDGLGKKHDLSKSCSDH, encoded by the exons ATGATGACGTGGCCGGCTAGATCTCCACCGTCAGAGACGACGAGGCCGGTTTATATTGTGCATAGCCCAACGAACACAGACGTAGAAAAGATATCAACGAGATCAGGTTTTAGCCCATGCGGGTCACCAGTTACTAACCGTCAGGGCCAGGTCAGCCATTACCATCATGACTCTGCGGCCGAGTCATCCTCGACTCCACGGGTCTCTAGACCATTGACAAACGAGTACAGAAGTGTCCAATTGCATGATCTTGACCGCCGAGTCTACGAGGATCATGACAATGATGAAGACTACGATGAAATGGACGGTTCGGATGAGAGGATGAGATGGAACACGAGGTGTTACTCGTGCTTGTTGTTTACGTTGGTGTTGGCCTTCACCCTCTTCTGTCTCATTTTGTGGGGCGTTTCCAAATCTTTCTCACCTATTGTCAATTTGAAG GAGATGGTATTGGAGAGCTTGAACGTGCAGTCCGGGAACGACCAATCGGGAGTGCTCACAGATATGTTAACCCTGAATTCAACGGTCACGATCCTATATAAAAATCCTGCAACGTTCTTCGCTGTCCACGTCACCTCCTCACCCCTCCAGCTCAGCTATTCCCAGCTTATCCTCGCCTCCGGTCAG ATGGAAGAGTTTTCTCAACGTAGGAAAAGCGAGAGAATCATTGAGACCAATGTATTAGGGAATCAAATTCCTCTGTACGGAGGCGTACCGGCTCTTTATAGTCAACGAGCTAAACCGGACCAAGTCGTTTTGCCTCTTAACCTGACTTTCACGTTGCGATCACGAGCCTATGTGCTCGGCCGATTGGTTAAGAGTAAGTTCCATTCGAACATCAGATGCAGCATCACTCTGTATGGCGATGGACTTGGCAAAAAACATGATCTCTCCAAGTCTTGTTCTGATCATTGA